In Colwellia sp. PAMC 20917, a single genomic region encodes these proteins:
- the mazG gene encoding nucleoside triphosphate pyrophosphohydrolase, with protein sequence MLTEQASMNKLRWIMTELRDPKTGCPWDIKQDFASIVPHTIEEAYEVADAVIDAVEQQDFSELEKELGDLLFQIVFYSQLGQEQKQFDFDSVVAAICEKLIRRHPHVFGDKNLTSDAEINANWENEKAQERQQKNLNEDISILADIPRNLPALSQAAKIQKRCAHAGFDWHNIEDVFAKVVEEVEEVHLEIEQNNPQALAEELGDLMFAVVNLCRHAKQDPEQLLRQANQKFTKRFHGVEKQVASSGVEFEQHSLEKLEEYWQQVKLDEKQR encoded by the coding sequence ATGTTAACTGAACAAGCCTCAATGAATAAGCTACGTTGGATCATGACCGAGTTACGCGATCCTAAAACAGGATGTCCGTGGGATATCAAGCAAGACTTTGCTTCGATAGTACCGCATACCATTGAAGAAGCCTACGAAGTTGCTGATGCGGTCATTGACGCTGTTGAACAGCAAGACTTCTCAGAATTAGAAAAAGAATTAGGTGATTTGTTATTTCAGATTGTTTTCTATAGTCAGCTCGGGCAAGAACAAAAACAATTTGATTTTGACAGTGTCGTCGCGGCCATTTGTGAGAAACTCATTCGTCGACACCCTCATGTCTTTGGCGATAAAAATCTAACATCTGATGCAGAGATTAATGCCAATTGGGAAAATGAAAAAGCGCAAGAAAGACAACAAAAAAACCTCAACGAAGACATCAGTATTTTAGCCGATATTCCGCGAAATTTACCCGCACTTTCTCAAGCCGCTAAAATTCAAAAACGTTGCGCACATGCTGGTTTTGACTGGCATAACATTGAAGATGTCTTTGCTAAGGTTGTCGAAGAAGTCGAAGAAGTTCATCTTGAAATTGAGCAAAATAATCCGCAAGCGCTCGCTGAAGAGTTAGGTGACCTAATGTTTGCCGTTGTCAATCTTTGTCGCCATGCCAAACAAGATCCTGAGCAGTTATTACGCCAAGCAAATCAGAAATTTACAAAACGGTTTCATGGTGTTGAAAAACAAGTGGCAAGCTCTGGCGTAGAATTTGAACAACATTCGCTAGAAAAACTTGAAGAATATTGGCAACAAGTCAAACTTGATGAGAAACAACGATGA
- a CDS encoding thioredoxin family protein: MIKVLLAVFTIAFCHLLSLSVHAEDNNGFALGVISEASLLSDFSAFNKNFNESLITEQEKEIVAQWPESLKIDIYFATWCHDSEREVPKLLKLLQGNKQISATLIALDYQKEDPQQLAKENNVKFTPTIVVYRDESKTEELGRIIERPSTSLVADINQLLLD, translated from the coding sequence ATGATAAAAGTCTTACTCGCAGTATTCACTATAGCTTTTTGCCATCTATTGTCATTATCAGTTCACGCGGAGGATAATAATGGCTTTGCCTTAGGTGTGATCAGTGAAGCTAGCTTGTTGAGTGACTTTAGTGCTTTTAATAAAAACTTCAATGAGTCTTTAATTACTGAGCAAGAAAAAGAAATTGTTGCGCAGTGGCCTGAATCATTAAAAATAGACATTTATTTTGCGACTTGGTGTCATGACAGTGAACGTGAAGTGCCTAAACTACTTAAATTACTGCAAGGCAATAAGCAAATTAGTGCCACACTTATTGCACTTGATTACCAAAAAGAAGACCCTCAGCAATTAGCCAAAGAAAATAATGTCAAATTCACGCCAACTATCGTTGTTTATCGAGATGAAAGTAAAACCGAAGAGCTGGGGCGAATTATTGAAAGGCCCAGTACTAGTTTAGTTGCCGATATTAATCAGCTGTTACTTGATTAG
- the barA gene encoding two-component sensor histidine kinase BarA, producing the protein MHKISLKDWVILLTIVPTTLIAFSIASYFSYSRYDELNTFLTQRSQSIIEPLAIASSLGMLNKDRIQLRNLMNFTHRSQSSIIKSIAVFTKDNQVFVTSSYHGDANLLRLKAGQVIPNSTIFSKNGDDFIFHSPIINETLINEATRSMSQDNIGYIAMQIDSSNIRLKQQDQMLFSFLIVLLGSAFSAFFSYRLIKNFTRPIGAMVLAVDRIREGKLDSRVTGQLIGELNFLKNGVNAMAQSLGDYQEEMQGSIDQATTDLRESLEQFEIQNVELDIAKRKAQEANKVKSEFLANMSHELRTPLNGVIGFTRQVLKTPLTITQRDYLQTIERSSANLLAIINDILDFSKLDAGKMVIENIPFSMRETVEETLTLLAPTSHKKNIELSLRVNPQLPDALIGDAMRIKQVLINLTSNAMKFTDKGSVDIDVDSERIENNIAVLKVTIKDTGIGMSHEQQKTIFEAFGQADKSVTRLYGGTGLGLVISQRLVTEMNGNMGFSTEQGQGSTFWFTFRCEVNPISIDNIFDNHELAGKSVLYFEPHTHSRIATSEILTDWNLAVHPVQNLVQVNDLLNQKVHFDFALISHDITPTALVELKELIVTLSKNVTQIHLAINSNSPNLQEALIACGAKSCLSKPITPERLNKVLLPRNHLLDIVRSTSEDNKIPVKILAVDDNEANLKLINELLLEQVNEVTTAVNGQEAVDICKHEKFAMIFMDIQMPIMDGISALKSIKAITFNDNTPVIAVTAHALKEEKDKLLKLGFDSYMTKPIDEAMLRHCIYEYCDLTQPQNIKTMKNKNIDNTDLDQQVFDANNATIMHRRNHQVIDWPLALKRAGNKEELAKEMFKGLVQSLPETKLNISEALTSQDVEQLKVLIHKLNGACCYSGVPSLGRVVHQIETELKSGVTIDDLEPEFFEFFEHIDNVINQAPEVFNKKPNTEH; encoded by the coding sequence ATGCATAAAATAAGTCTGAAAGATTGGGTAATTTTACTTACCATAGTGCCAACCACGTTAATCGCTTTCTCGATAGCTAGCTATTTTTCATATAGCCGTTATGACGAATTAAATACTTTTTTAACGCAGCGCTCTCAAAGTATTATTGAACCCCTAGCAATTGCTAGCTCTTTAGGTATGTTAAACAAAGATCGTATTCAACTGCGTAATTTGATGAATTTCACCCATCGCAGTCAATCATCAATTATCAAAAGTATTGCTGTTTTTACTAAAGATAACCAAGTTTTTGTCACCAGCTCTTACCACGGTGACGCCAATTTATTACGTCTAAAAGCAGGGCAAGTTATTCCCAACAGCACTATTTTCTCTAAAAATGGTGATGACTTTATTTTTCATAGTCCTATTATTAATGAAACCTTGATAAATGAGGCAACTCGCTCAATGTCTCAAGACAATATTGGCTATATTGCTATGCAGATTGACAGCAGCAATATACGTTTAAAACAACAAGACCAGATGCTATTTTCTTTTCTCATTGTCTTGCTTGGTAGTGCTTTTAGTGCCTTTTTCTCTTATCGATTAATTAAAAACTTTACGCGTCCAATCGGTGCAATGGTACTTGCCGTTGATCGTATTAGAGAAGGAAAGCTAGATAGTCGGGTCACAGGACAGTTGATTGGTGAATTAAACTTTTTGAAAAATGGTGTCAATGCGATGGCACAATCATTAGGTGATTACCAAGAAGAAATGCAAGGCAGCATAGATCAAGCCACGACCGATTTACGAGAAAGTTTAGAACAATTTGAAATACAAAACGTTGAACTTGATATCGCTAAACGAAAAGCACAAGAAGCGAATAAAGTTAAATCAGAATTTTTAGCCAATATGAGTCACGAACTGCGCACACCACTTAATGGTGTTATTGGTTTTACTCGCCAGGTATTAAAGACACCGCTGACAATTACCCAGCGCGATTATTTACAAACCATAGAGCGCTCCTCGGCTAACTTGTTAGCTATTATTAATGATATTTTAGATTTTTCGAAGTTAGACGCTGGAAAAATGGTTATCGAAAACATTCCTTTCTCGATGCGAGAAACGGTCGAGGAAACATTAACATTACTTGCGCCAACATCTCACAAAAAAAATATTGAGTTATCTTTACGTGTTAATCCGCAATTACCTGATGCTCTCATTGGTGATGCCATGCGAATTAAGCAGGTCTTGATCAACCTGACCAGCAACGCCATGAAATTTACTGACAAAGGCTCTGTTGATATTGATGTCGACAGCGAGCGTATTGAAAATAATATTGCGGTTTTAAAAGTAACCATTAAAGATACCGGTATTGGTATGAGCCATGAGCAACAGAAAACTATTTTTGAGGCTTTTGGTCAAGCGGATAAAAGTGTTACGCGGCTTTATGGTGGTACAGGATTAGGCTTAGTTATTTCTCAACGCTTAGTCACTGAAATGAATGGCAATATGGGTTTTTCTACCGAGCAAGGTCAAGGTTCAACATTTTGGTTTACTTTTCGTTGTGAAGTAAATCCTATCTCTATTGATAATATTTTTGATAATCATGAGTTAGCCGGTAAAAGTGTTCTTTATTTTGAACCTCATACGCATAGCCGTATTGCGACCAGCGAAATTCTTACCGATTGGAACTTGGCTGTTCATCCGGTTCAAAACTTAGTACAAGTTAACGATCTATTAAATCAAAAGGTGCATTTTGATTTTGCTCTAATAAGTCATGATATAACGCCCACAGCATTAGTTGAGCTAAAAGAACTTATCGTCACACTCTCAAAAAACGTGACTCAAATTCATTTAGCAATTAACAGTAACTCCCCTAATTTACAGGAAGCATTGATCGCTTGTGGAGCGAAAAGCTGTTTAAGTAAACCCATTACGCCAGAGCGATTAAATAAGGTACTGTTACCGCGAAATCACCTGCTAGATATCGTAAGATCAACGTCAGAAGACAATAAAATTCCAGTTAAAATTTTGGCGGTTGACGACAATGAAGCCAATTTAAAGCTTATTAATGAACTTTTACTCGAACAAGTCAATGAGGTTACTACTGCCGTAAATGGCCAAGAAGCGGTAGATATTTGTAAACATGAAAAATTTGCAATGATATTCATGGATATTCAAATGCCGATAATGGATGGCATCTCCGCCCTAAAAAGCATTAAAGCAATCACTTTTAATGACAATACTCCCGTTATCGCAGTAACCGCCCATGCCCTTAAAGAAGAAAAAGATAAACTGTTGAAACTGGGCTTTGACTCTTATATGACTAAGCCTATTGACGAAGCTATGTTACGCCACTGTATTTATGAATATTGTGATTTAACACAGCCACAAAATATTAAAACAATGAAAAATAAAAATATCGATAACACAGATTTAGATCAGCAAGTTTTTGATGCTAACAACGCAACCATTATGCACCGACGAAACCATCAAGTAATTGACTGGCCTTTAGCATTAAAACGAGCAGGCAATAAAGAAGAACTTGCCAAAGAGATGTTTAAAGGTTTAGTGCAAAGTCTGCCTGAAACAAAACTGAATATTTCTGAAGCATTGACCTCGCAAGATGTTGAGCAATTAAAAGTACTTATTCATAAGCTTAACGGCGCTTGTTGTTACTCGGGTGTGCCCAGCCTAGGACGTGTTGTTCATCAGATAGAAACAGAACTGAAAAGTGGTGTCACTATCGATGACTTAGAGCCTGAATTTTTTGAATTCTTTGAACACATTGATAATGTCATCAATCAAGCACCAGAAGTTTTTAATAAAAAGCCTAACACTGAGCACTAA
- the relA gene encoding GTP diphosphokinase: protein MVSVRKSHQISEINFEQWLSSLELSEQKNQALEKLWQQVSDFYVDQQECQTKSLEMVEILASLNLDRDSLCAAFLLPLYEYQCISLEYIEENFSKKILNLCNGVSQMQAIKTLQQGQSNQVSANQVDNIRKMLVAMVDDVRAVVIKLAERVCYLRLVKNADEETRVLAAKETANIYAPLANRLGIGQLKWELEDISFRYLHPKVYKNIAQQLDEKRLDREQYMANFVSNLSGQLNDLNIAGEVYGRPKHIFSIWKKMQQKSLDFEQLFDVRAVRVVVDKLQDCYGALGIVHTSWQHLPNEFDDYVATPKPNGYQSIHTVVLGPEGKSVEVQIRTQQMHDDAEMGVAAHWRYKEGSTGSKNTDKKTGFDEKVSWLRKILQWQDDVSESGDLLDELRSQVFEDRIYVFTPNGDVIDLPAGSTPLDFAYYIHSNVGHCCIGAKVSGRIVPFTYRLKTGDQVEVLTSKTPNPSRDWLNPNLHYTHAPRTRSKIQHFFRLLDRDKHIAIGKEQLETELSKIDLTETDLMSASRRFNIKSIDDLYAAIGSGNARLMQVINHLQYHDERNKPPVELDPQSLVKPQQAQQKSQADVNGITVSGVGNLLTHMAKCCHPVPGDNIAGFITQGRGISVHRNDCDQLANSLAQQPEREVEVQWGEQNQQSYLATVKVIASDRQGLVRDISTIVSNERVSIVGMESRSDPNKQTVAMLLNIEIPNNEILGRLIGKLLQLDDVLEVKRL, encoded by the coding sequence ATGGTTTCGGTACGTAAATCTCATCAAATATCGGAAATAAATTTTGAGCAATGGTTAAGTTCATTGGAGCTTAGTGAACAAAAAAATCAAGCACTTGAAAAGCTTTGGCAGCAAGTCAGTGATTTTTATGTTGACCAGCAAGAATGCCAGACTAAGTCTTTAGAGATGGTTGAGATCCTTGCCAGTTTGAATTTAGATCGCGATTCTTTATGTGCTGCATTTTTGCTACCGCTATATGAATACCAATGCATATCATTAGAATATATAGAAGAAAATTTCTCTAAGAAAATTCTTAATTTATGTAATGGCGTTAGCCAAATGCAAGCGATAAAGACATTACAGCAAGGCCAATCTAATCAAGTGTCAGCCAATCAAGTTGATAATATTCGTAAGATGTTAGTTGCCATGGTTGACGATGTTCGTGCGGTCGTTATTAAACTTGCTGAGCGAGTCTGTTACTTAAGGCTGGTAAAAAATGCCGATGAAGAAACGCGAGTTTTAGCTGCCAAAGAAACCGCCAATATCTATGCACCACTCGCGAATAGATTAGGCATTGGTCAACTAAAGTGGGAGCTTGAAGATATTTCCTTTCGCTACCTTCATCCCAAGGTGTACAAAAATATAGCGCAACAATTAGATGAAAAACGCTTAGACCGTGAACAATATATGGCTAATTTTGTGAGTAATCTTAGTGGGCAATTAAATGATTTAAATATTGCCGGTGAAGTATATGGTCGGCCCAAGCATATTTTTAGCATTTGGAAAAAAATGCAGCAAAAATCGCTTGATTTTGAACAACTTTTTGATGTTAGAGCCGTGAGGGTTGTTGTTGATAAACTTCAAGATTGTTATGGCGCATTAGGTATAGTCCATACCAGTTGGCAGCATTTACCTAACGAATTTGATGATTATGTTGCCACACCAAAACCTAATGGTTATCAATCGATTCATACGGTTGTATTAGGCCCAGAGGGAAAATCAGTAGAAGTACAAATAAGAACTCAGCAAATGCACGATGATGCAGAAATGGGGGTTGCGGCTCATTGGCGTTATAAAGAAGGCAGTACTGGCAGTAAAAACACAGATAAAAAAACTGGTTTTGATGAAAAAGTTAGCTGGCTAAGAAAAATTTTACAATGGCAAGATGACGTCAGCGAAAGTGGCGATTTACTCGATGAATTACGTAGTCAGGTCTTTGAAGACCGTATTTATGTATTTACACCTAACGGTGATGTTATTGATTTACCTGCTGGCTCTACACCTTTAGATTTTGCTTACTATATTCATTCAAATGTAGGTCATTGTTGTATTGGCGCGAAGGTCTCTGGACGCATTGTACCTTTTACTTACCGCTTAAAAACAGGCGATCAAGTTGAAGTGTTAACCAGTAAAACTCCTAACCCAAGTCGTGATTGGTTAAACCCTAATCTGCATTATACCCATGCACCAAGAACACGGTCAAAAATTCAACATTTTTTTAGATTGCTCGACCGTGACAAACATATTGCCATAGGTAAAGAACAGTTAGAGACAGAATTATCTAAAATCGATTTAACCGAGACTGATTTAATGTCAGCGAGTAGGCGCTTTAATATAAAATCGATTGACGATTTATATGCAGCTATTGGTTCAGGTAATGCCCGTTTGATGCAAGTGATTAATCATTTGCAATATCACGACGAGAGAAACAAACCACCGGTGGAGCTTGACCCACAAAGTTTGGTCAAACCTCAGCAGGCACAACAAAAATCTCAAGCCGATGTTAATGGTATTACGGTATCGGGGGTCGGTAATTTATTAACGCATATGGCAAAATGTTGTCATCCGGTGCCAGGCGATAATATTGCCGGCTTTATTACTCAGGGACGGGGTATCTCGGTGCATCGTAATGATTGTGACCAATTAGCGAATTCGTTAGCTCAGCAACCTGAACGAGAAGTAGAAGTTCAGTGGGGTGAGCAGAATCAACAGAGCTATTTAGCAACAGTGAAAGTTATAGCGAGTGACCGTCAAGGTTTAGTGCGTGATATTTCTACGATTGTTTCCAATGAACGGGTCAGCATTGTTGGCATGGAAAGCCGTTCTGATCCAAACAAGCAAACAGTCGCTATGTTGTTAAATATTGAAATTCCAAATAATGAAATATTAGGACGTTTAATTGGCAAATTACTTCAACTTGATGATGTATTAGAAGTTAAGCGACTCTAG
- the rlmD gene encoding 23S rRNA (uracil(1939)-C(5))-methyltransferase RlmD: protein MANFFKATAKKQELGQEVSIKVTRLDINGCGVGLHNKKPIFIDGALPDEVVKVKVIEQKNKYSRGKLIDVSVANKQRIAAKCQHFLSCGGCDLQHLAISTQLDFKQQKVSDLFSRSNHEQSLPWQAPIVSQPWHYRRKARIGVQYNKAGQAIIGFRQRGSNQLINIKSCPVLVEPVNNIFLPLRALLKKLSGKNAIGHIEVIATEKVTVVVRQLEPLTKQDKSHWQAFSDDFSCDILFDLGKEVVTLDKATLTSLHYSLADNIVISFSSDNFIQVNHQVNKSMINQAIQWLNLTEQDIVLDLFCGLGNFSLPIAKKVAQVVGIEGVELMVSNAQKNALQNSLSNCEFYQADLNSHWKEETWANKKYTKLLLDPARAGAYQALQQLVHLNINSVLYVSCDPATLAKDSELLLAQGYRIEKISLMDMFSQTKHIETMVLFVK, encoded by the coding sequence ATGGCGAATTTTTTTAAAGCAACAGCTAAAAAACAAGAACTAGGTCAAGAAGTTAGCATCAAGGTTACTCGTCTTGATATTAACGGCTGTGGCGTAGGTTTACACAATAAAAAACCTATATTTATTGATGGTGCTTTACCTGATGAAGTTGTAAAAGTGAAGGTTATTGAACAAAAAAACAAATATAGTCGTGGCAAGTTAATTGACGTATCCGTTGCTAATAAACAACGTATTGCCGCTAAGTGCCAGCACTTTCTCAGTTGTGGTGGCTGTGATTTACAGCATTTAGCCATTAGTACTCAGCTTGATTTTAAGCAGCAGAAGGTCAGTGATTTATTTTCGCGAAGCAACCACGAACAGTCACTTCCTTGGCAAGCGCCTATCGTCAGCCAGCCTTGGCATTATCGCCGCAAGGCACGTATTGGTGTGCAATATAATAAAGCAGGCCAAGCCATTATTGGTTTTAGACAGAGGGGCAGCAATCAGCTGATTAATATTAAAAGTTGCCCTGTACTCGTCGAGCCGGTAAATAATATTTTTTTACCCTTAAGAGCATTACTAAAAAAATTATCAGGTAAAAATGCTATTGGTCATATTGAAGTTATTGCCACAGAAAAAGTGACGGTAGTCGTGCGCCAGTTAGAGCCGCTGACCAAGCAAGATAAAAGTCACTGGCAAGCATTCAGTGATGATTTTTCTTGTGATATTCTCTTTGATTTAGGTAAAGAGGTCGTAACGCTCGATAAAGCGACTTTAACTAGTTTGCACTATAGTTTAGCTGACAATATTGTTATTTCTTTTAGTAGCGACAACTTTATTCAGGTTAACCACCAAGTTAATAAAAGCATGATAAATCAAGCCATTCAATGGTTAAACTTGACCGAGCAAGATATTGTTTTAGATTTATTTTGTGGTTTAGGTAATTTTAGCTTACCAATAGCTAAAAAAGTTGCGCAAGTTGTCGGTATTGAAGGTGTTGAACTTATGGTCAGCAACGCGCAGAAAAACGCTTTGCAAAATAGTTTAAGTAATTGTGAGTTTTATCAAGCTGACTTAAATAGTCACTGGAAAGAGGAAACTTGGGCAAATAAAAAATATACTAAGCTGCTATTAGATCCCGCCCGTGCTGGCGCTTATCAAGCGTTACAACAATTAGTACATTTAAATATTAATAGCGTGTTATATGTCAGTTGTGATCCGGCAACCTTAGCCAAAGATAGTGAATTATTGCTAGCACAGGGTTATCGTATTGAAAAAATATCCTTAATGGATATGTTTTCTCAAACAAAGCATATTGAGACTATGGTATTGTTTGTGAAGTAG
- the tyrA gene encoding bifunctional chorismate mutase/prephenate dehydrogenase translates to MDKKSIAPQLTALRNEIDEIDTQLVELLAKRRRVTTKVGELKSRVGMPIYAPDREAQLLTMRRQQAMEAGVSPELIEDILRRLMSDSYISQDASGYQCVNTESGKIVVIGGNGQLGKVFVDLFERSGYQVAVLEQDDWPNSDNILAQAGVVIVAVPIRLTSMIIQKLSRLPKTCILADVTSVKEMPLYEMMKVHQGPVVGLHPMFGPDVSGLIKQTIITCEGRLPEQYNWLLKQFQVWGAKIYPVDASAHDQAMSMVQVMRHFSTIAYGYHLMTEGADISQLVEMSSPIYRLELIMVGRLFAQDPVLYTDIIFSNQDNVAMMKRFAYRFLELLEDVEMGDKDAFVTMFNQVSDWFGDYADIFLQESKVMLLKANELKKH, encoded by the coding sequence GCTATTAGCCAAGCGCCGCAGAGTGACCACTAAAGTAGGTGAGCTAAAAAGCCGAGTTGGCATGCCAATTTATGCACCTGACCGAGAAGCTCAATTACTGACGATGCGGCGTCAACAGGCGATGGAGGCAGGCGTGTCTCCAGAATTAATTGAAGATATTTTAAGACGGCTAATGAGTGATTCTTACATCAGTCAAGATGCGAGTGGCTATCAATGTGTCAATACAGAGAGTGGCAAAATAGTTGTTATCGGTGGTAACGGACAGTTAGGTAAAGTGTTTGTTGATTTATTTGAGCGCTCTGGCTATCAGGTAGCCGTTCTTGAACAAGATGACTGGCCAAATAGTGACAATATCCTTGCCCAAGCCGGTGTCGTTATTGTTGCTGTACCTATTCGCTTAACATCAATGATTATTCAGAAGCTTTCTCGTTTACCCAAAACATGCATTTTAGCTGATGTGACTAGCGTAAAAGAAATGCCACTTTATGAAATGATGAAAGTTCATCAAGGACCGGTTGTTGGTTTACACCCAATGTTTGGACCTGATGTGTCAGGGTTAATCAAACAAACAATTATTACTTGCGAAGGGCGTTTACCCGAGCAATATAATTGGTTGCTGAAACAATTTCAGGTTTGGGGAGCAAAGATTTATCCCGTCGATGCGTCGGCGCACGATCAAGCAATGTCTATGGTTCAAGTTATGAGACATTTTTCAACAATAGCCTACGGTTATCACTTAATGACTGAAGGGGCTGACATTTCTCAACTTGTTGAAATGAGTTCGCCGATTTATCGTTTAGAGTTAATTATGGTGGGTCGTTTATTTGCTCAAGATCCTGTGCTTTATACTGATATCATTTTTTCAAATCAAGATAATGTCGCGATGATGAAACGTTTCGCTTATCGGTTTCTAGAGTTGTTAGAAGATGTTGAAATGGGTGATAAAGATGCTTTTGTTACCATGTTTAACCAAGTCTCCGATTGGTTTGGTGATTATGCCGATATCTTTTTACAAGAAAGCAAAGTCATGTTATTAAAAGCTAACGAATTAAAAAAACATTAA